The Verrucomicrobiia bacterium genome includes a window with the following:
- a CDS encoding FHA domain-containing protein encodes MAKLIIKAKENEPERVIELKPGVNRFGRSSQNDQMFPFAEISEKHCEILLDNDFVFVRDLDSSNGTFIDGDAIRESALYAGQVLQIGTVEMVLDAPQIRLVLPELPKPESIAVPTATPLPDGYPACLGHANRHAIWECPQCTRVFCDECIRKLRRVGGVQLKLCPSCSNPLRFTAWSEMMRKKKKGFFVSFVSKLTDGIKRTTSRLSHPPPPPRP; translated from the coding sequence ATGGCCAAATTGATTATCAAAGCGAAGGAGAATGAACCGGAGCGAGTTATAGAACTCAAACCGGGCGTGAATCGCTTTGGCCGCAGTTCGCAGAATGACCAGATGTTTCCCTTCGCGGAAATTTCCGAGAAACACTGCGAAATTTTGCTCGATAACGACTTCGTTTTTGTCCGCGACCTCGATTCCTCCAACGGCACGTTCATTGACGGCGATGCCATCCGTGAATCCGCCTTATACGCCGGCCAAGTCTTGCAGATCGGCACGGTGGAGATGGTGCTTGATGCGCCGCAGATCCGCCTTGTGCTGCCGGAATTGCCGAAGCCGGAATCCATCGCCGTGCCCACGGCCACGCCATTGCCGGACGGTTATCCCGCGTGCCTTGGCCATGCGAATCGCCATGCGATTTGGGAATGCCCCCAATGCACGCGCGTTTTTTGCGATGAATGCATCCGCAAGCTGCGCCGGGTTGGTGGCGTGCAACTCAAGCTTTGCCCCTCGTGCAGCAACCCGCTGCGCTTCACCGCGTGGAGCGAAATGATGCGCAAAAAGAAAAAAGGTTTTTTCGTTTCGTTCGTCAGCAAACTCACCGACGGCATCAAGCGCACGACCAGCCGCCTCTCGCATCCGCCGCCGCCGCCACGTCCTTGA
- a CDS encoding phosphoenolpyruvate carboxykinase (GTP), with protein MSQQSFGQCNTTHPAVLAWVAEQIELCEPDQIFWCDGSLAEKEFLTAEAVAKGILIKLNQEKLPGCYYHRSNPNDVARVEQCTYICTETQDEAGPTNNWSEPGEMYARLRQLARGGMKGRTMYVVPYLMGPPGSPLAKVGLELTDSIYVVLSMRIMTRMGKIAYDQLGERADFNRGLHCMLDVNPANRYICHFPQDNTIISVGSAYGGNVLLGKKCLALRIGSYLARKQNWMAEHMLILGVESPTGEKTFVAGAFPSACGKTNFAMMVPPPHFKGWKVWTVGDDIAWMKPGADGKLYAINPEAGYFGVAPGTNYKTNPNAMNSIQRDTIYTNVALTPDLDVWWEGKDGPPPAECLDWRGNRWTPESKEKAAHPNSRFAAPMANNPMLAPEANDPNGVPISAIIFGGRRADTIPLVFQTFNWIHGIYVGATMGSETTAAAAGGVGQVRHDPMAMLPFCGYNMGDYFRHWISMRKFMKHPPRIFHVNWFRKNAAGEFMWPGFSENMRVLKWIIDRCHGRANANETPLGWVPSAQNFDLHGLPGYTPERLEQAQTINYDDWRRELLQQDEFFMKLYSHLPKEMIFQRELLVSRL; from the coding sequence ATGAGCCAGCAAAGTTTTGGCCAGTGCAATACCACTCATCCCGCGGTCTTAGCCTGGGTCGCGGAACAAATCGAGTTATGCGAACCGGACCAGATTTTTTGGTGCGATGGCTCGCTTGCCGAAAAAGAATTTCTCACGGCTGAAGCGGTTGCGAAGGGCATTCTCATCAAATTGAATCAGGAGAAACTTCCCGGTTGTTATTATCATCGTTCCAACCCGAACGACGTCGCGCGCGTCGAACAATGCACCTACATCTGCACCGAGACGCAGGACGAAGCGGGCCCAACCAATAACTGGTCCGAGCCGGGCGAAATGTATGCGCGGCTTCGGCAGCTAGCGCGTGGCGGCATGAAAGGCCGCACGATGTATGTTGTGCCGTATCTCATGGGCCCGCCCGGTTCACCGCTGGCGAAAGTCGGATTGGAATTGACCGATTCCATTTACGTTGTGCTGAGCATGCGCATCATGACGCGCATGGGAAAAATCGCTTACGACCAACTCGGCGAACGCGCGGATTTCAATCGCGGCCTTCACTGCATGCTCGATGTGAATCCGGCAAACCGTTACATCTGCCATTTTCCGCAGGACAACACGATCATCTCCGTGGGTTCGGCGTACGGCGGAAATGTTTTGCTCGGGAAGAAATGCCTCGCGCTGCGCATTGGTTCGTATCTCGCGCGCAAACAAAATTGGATGGCGGAGCACATGCTGATCCTCGGCGTGGAATCGCCCACGGGCGAAAAAACCTTTGTCGCTGGCGCTTTTCCCAGCGCGTGCGGCAAGACGAATTTTGCCATGATGGTTCCACCACCGCATTTCAAGGGCTGGAAAGTCTGGACCGTTGGCGACGACATCGCGTGGATGAAACCCGGCGCGGACGGCAAGCTCTACGCGATCAATCCCGAAGCCGGATATTTTGGCGTCGCTCCGGGAACGAATTACAAGACGAACCCGAATGCCATGAACAGCATTCAACGCGATACGATTTATACGAACGTCGCGCTTACGCCCGACCTTGATGTGTGGTGGGAAGGCAAGGACGGTCCGCCGCCCGCCGAGTGTCTTGATTGGCGCGGCAATCGTTGGACACCTGAATCGAAAGAAAAAGCGGCGCACCCGAACAGCCGTTTCGCCGCGCCGATGGCGAACAATCCCATGCTCGCGCCCGAGGCGAACGATCCCAACGGCGTGCCGATCAGCGCGATTATTTTTGGCGGCCGCCGCGCGGACACAATCCCGCTGGTGTTCCAGACGTTCAACTGGATCCACGGAATTTACGTGGGTGCGACGATGGGTTCGGAAACGACCGCGGCGGCGGCGGGCGGCGTGGGGCAGGTGCGCCACGACCCGATGGCGATGCTTCCATTTTGCGGTTACAATATGGGCGATTATTTCCGCCACTGGATTTCAATGCGCAAATTCATGAAGCATCCGCCGCGCATTTTCCATGTGAATTGGTTTCGGAAAAATGCCGCGGGTGAATTCATGTGGCCGGGCTTCAGTGAAAACATGCGGGTGCTGAAATGGATCATTGACCGTTGCCACGGTCGCGCGAATGCCAACGAAACGCCGCTGGGCTGGGTTCCCTCAGCGCAAAATTTCGATCTTCATGGTTTGCCCGGTTACACGCCGGAAAGACTCGAGCAGGCGCAGACGATTAATTACGACGACTGGCGCCGCGAGTTACTGCAACAAGACGAATTTTTTATGAAGCTCTACTCGCACCTGCCAAAAGAAATGATTTTCCAGCGCGAACTTTTGGTTTCAAGATTGTAG
- a CDS encoding glycosyltransferase family 9 protein, with the protein MIQTREPDYPTSAATGRLMILNIGRIGDTILRNSILDSAFRTFEKVDYICGRHNAELLRSDKRLNSVTVFRNSPKGFAALVSAAMRRRYDGFIDLKNHPSSISLILAKLFRSRVKTGCNHDRFQPFDRDVRSVSTPALHILETMRRIGRLAGLAPGDYKPSIVLPPDASNWFQQNYPAFNQPFIFLNVSATSPERVWPIENWARYVRGCGLANQSILVSGLPKDHEMVKRLVRELPGTVAFQPKGFMHVAAAIKAAQLVLTVDTGIVHACSAFDKPLVAFYVKDTSLTAYESLSTWRLIIRPQTGRIVPDIDPAQAIAETRNRGLPHPF; encoded by the coding sequence ATGATTCAGACCCGCGAACCGGATTATCCGACTTCGGCCGCCACCGGCCGTCTGATGATTCTTAACATTGGGCGCATCGGCGATACCATCCTCCGCAATTCCATTCTCGACTCGGCATTTCGCACGTTCGAAAAAGTGGATTACATCTGTGGACGCCACAATGCCGAACTCCTGCGCAGCGACAAGCGGCTCAACAGCGTCACCGTTTTTCGCAATTCACCAAAAGGTTTCGCGGCCCTCGTAAGCGCGGCGATGCGGCGACGTTACGATGGATTCATTGATCTCAAAAATCATCCCAGCTCGATCAGTTTGATTCTGGCAAAACTTTTTCGCAGTCGCGTCAAGACGGGCTGCAATCACGATCGTTTTCAACCTTTCGACCGCGACGTGCGCAGCGTCAGCACACCGGCCCTGCACATACTCGAAACGATGCGCCGCATCGGACGGCTGGCGGGATTGGCGCCCGGCGATTACAAACCCTCCATCGTTCTCCCGCCCGACGCAAGCAATTGGTTTCAACAAAATTATCCGGCGTTCAACCAGCCGTTTATTTTTCTCAACGTCTCCGCGACGAGTCCCGAACGCGTGTGGCCCATCGAAAATTGGGCGCGCTACGTGCGCGGCTGCGGGCTGGCGAACCAATCCATTTTGGTGAGCGGACTTCCGAAAGATCACGAAATGGTGAAGCGGCTCGTGCGCGAATTGCCGGGGACTGTGGCCTTTCAACCGAAAGGTTTCATGCACGTGGCGGCGGCGATCAAGGCGGCGCAACTGGTCCTGACAGTGGACACGGGCATCGTTCACGCGTGCAGCGCATTTGATAAACCGCTCGTCGCTTTTTATGTGAAGGACACGTCGCTGACCGCCTACGAATCACTTTCCACCTGGCGGCTCATCATTCGTCCGCAGACCGGGCGCATCGTTCCCGACATTGACCCGGCGCAAGCCATCGCTGAAACGCGCAATCGCGGATTGCCGCATCCGTTTTGA
- a CDS encoding metal-dependent hydrolase yields MSPLTHFLASWIIAAKTTDNPRDCRLVTLAGILPDADGLGLVADMVNNQIHHTDTYIYYPEYHHWLMHGAFDAVLTAGVLACFARRRMRVALLCLVTFHLHLLCDLVGSRGPSPEDLWPIFYLGPFSRNWMWLWHGQWALYGWQNRVIGLGLFMCAMWIAVEREDTFVGVINRHADKVFVSVLKKWQGRFVGRLKSP; encoded by the coding sequence ATGTCTCCGCTCACGCATTTTCTCGCGAGCTGGATCATCGCCGCGAAGACGACCGATAACCCGCGTGATTGCCGTCTCGTCACGCTTGCGGGAATTCTGCCAGATGCCGACGGTCTCGGTCTCGTGGCCGACATGGTGAACAACCAAATCCATCACACCGATACCTATATATATTATCCTGAATATCATCACTGGCTGATGCACGGGGCGTTCGACGCGGTGCTGACGGCGGGTGTGCTGGCGTGTTTCGCGCGCAGGCGGATGCGTGTCGCGTTGTTGTGCCTCGTCACATTTCATCTGCATTTGCTGTGTGATCTCGTCGGCTCGCGCGGGCCATCTCCGGAAGATTTGTGGCCGATTTTTTATCTTGGCCCGTTTTCAAGAAATTGGATGTGGCTTTGGCACGGACAATGGGCTTTGTACGGATGGCAAAATCGTGTCATCGGTCTCGGATTATTTATGTGCGCGATGTGGATCGCCGTCGAACGCGAAGATACTTTTGTGGGAGTCATTAATCGGCACGCGGACAAGGTCTTCGTGAGTGTATTAAAAAAATGGCAGGGACGATTTGTCGGTCGGCTAAAGTCACCTTAA
- a CDS encoding UbiD family decarboxylase produces the protein MAFDSFQDFLKTLERSGELRRIASPVATELEITEIADREMKKPGGGQALLFEKPTVNGQISPFPVAINTLGSERRMAQSLGVNSVDELAAELGSLMKAKPPTGVREAIKLLGTALELRHARPKTVKSGPCKEVIHRFDSPPTRTEPWPPAPDINGPRREPSPIATLLDLPILKCWPLDAGRFITLPCVVTRDPDTGDRNLGMYRIQIYDAQTTGMHWQLQKVAARHGRRYYETGQRMPVAIFLGGDPAFTFCATAPLPDGLDEFLLAGYLRKKSIELVKCETSDLEVPANADFVIEGYLDPREPLRMEGPFGDHTGYYSLAEPYPVFHVTAVTHRRDAVYPATIVGIPPMEDFYIGTASMRLFLPIFKMNFPEIVDIALPAEGVFHNLVLVSIKKTYPMQAYKIMHALWGMGQMMFTKYIIVVDADVNVHNTSEVLFRLCANTDPQRDSIFTKGPADVLDHATSELAIGSKLGFDATKKLPGEGFKREWPPIIKMDEAVKKKVSGIG, from the coding sequence ATGGCTTTTGATTCCTTCCAGGATTTCCTTAAGACGCTCGAACGCTCGGGCGAGTTGCGGCGCATCGCGTCGCCGGTGGCCACGGAACTGGAGATCACGGAAATCGCCGACCGCGAGATGAAAAAACCCGGTGGTGGCCAGGCATTGCTTTTTGAGAAGCCGACCGTCAACGGCCAAATCTCACCTTTTCCAGTCGCGATTAATACTTTGGGTTCAGAGCGGCGCATGGCGCAAAGCCTCGGGGTGAACTCGGTTGACGAACTGGCGGCCGAACTGGGTTCGTTGATGAAGGCCAAGCCACCGACCGGGGTCCGTGAAGCCATCAAACTGCTTGGCACGGCGCTGGAGTTACGCCACGCCCGCCCAAAAACGGTCAAGTCTGGGCCGTGCAAGGAGGTCATCCACCGCTTTGACTCTCCGCCAACGCGCACTGAGCCTTGGCCACCGGCGCCAGATATTAATGGGCCTCGTCGCGAGCCTTCGCCGATCGCCACCTTATTAGACTTGCCCATTCTTAAATGCTGGCCGCTGGATGCCGGGCGATTTATCACGCTGCCGTGCGTCGTGACCCGTGATCCCGACACCGGCGATCGCAACCTCGGCATGTATCGCATCCAAATCTACGATGCGCAGACCACGGGCATGCACTGGCAGTTGCAAAAGGTCGCCGCGCGCCATGGTCGCCGCTATTACGAAACGGGCCAGCGGATGCCAGTGGCGATTTTCCTCGGCGGCGACCCAGCCTTCACCTTTTGCGCCACCGCGCCGTTGCCCGATGGCCTCGATGAATTTTTACTTGCCGGTTATCTCCGCAAAAAGTCCATCGAACTCGTCAAGTGCGAGACCAGCGACCTCGAAGTGCCGGCGAACGCGGATTTCGTCATTGAAGGTTATCTCGACCCGCGCGAACCGTTGCGCATGGAAGGGCCGTTTGGCGATCACACGGGATATTATTCGCTCGCGGAACCATATCCGGTATTCCACGTTACGGCGGTGACGCATCGGCGCGATGCCGTCTATCCCGCGACCATTGTGGGCATCCCTCCAATGGAAGATTTCTACATCGGCACGGCGAGCATGCGCTTGTTCCTGCCGATCTTTAAGATGAATTTCCCCGAGATCGTGGATATTGCGCTGCCGGCGGAAGGCGTCTTCCACAACCTCGTGCTCGTGAGCATCAAGAAGACTTACCCCATGCAAGCCTACAAAATCATGCACGCGCTGTGGGGCATGGGCCAAATGATGTTCACCAAATATATCATCGTCGTGGATGCCGACGTGAACGTGCATAACACCAGCGAAGTCCTCTTCCGCTTGTGCGCGAATACCGACCCGCAACGCGACTCCATCTTCACCAAAGGTCCCGCCGATGTTCTCGACCACGCGACGAGCGAACTTGCCATCGGTTCCAAGCTCGGTTTCGACGCCACCAAAAAATTACCCGGTGAAGGTTTCAAACGCGAGTGGCCGCCGATCATTAAAATGGACGAGGCCGTGAAGAAAAAAGTTAGCGGCATTGGCTGA
- a CDS encoding type II secretion system protein — MKQMRKFKIGAFTLIELLVVIAIIAILAGLLLPALAKAKQKAVRINCASNLKQVALAFRIWEGDNGDKYPQEYAGNTTYPGVNNTAVPWNTQANAWTADGTGCPGEYTVFAVMSNELNNPKVIVCPADAERLARTNFTSDMVNASVKNFGTSYFVGKDADETQPQMFLAGDRNMASSTTVTTQPYGYSDANGATASAGGYVKFLGTNAGTGLLSTTTFGWSAKMHQNAGNVALADGSVQQFSSSALIQALGHTGDTTTTPGPNTILFP; from the coding sequence ATGAAACAAATGCGGAAATTCAAAATCGGGGCTTTCACTCTTATCGAGTTGTTAGTCGTTATTGCTATCATCGCCATTTTGGCGGGCCTGCTCTTGCCGGCTCTCGCCAAAGCCAAACAGAAAGCCGTCCGTATCAACTGCGCCAGCAATCTGAAACAAGTCGCGCTGGCCTTCCGCATCTGGGAAGGTGACAACGGAGACAAGTATCCGCAAGAATATGCTGGAAATACCACTTACCCAGGCGTGAACAATACCGCTGTTCCTTGGAACACGCAGGCGAACGCTTGGACGGCCGACGGTACAGGTTGCCCCGGGGAATACACAGTCTTTGCTGTCATGTCTAATGAGTTGAATAATCCCAAAGTCATCGTTTGCCCAGCTGATGCTGAACGTCTCGCGCGAACGAACTTCACTTCGGATATGGTCAATGCATCGGTTAAGAATTTCGGCACGTCTTATTTCGTCGGAAAAGATGCTGATGAAACCCAGCCTCAAATGTTCCTCGCAGGCGATCGGAATATGGCTTCCTCCACAACTGTAACCACGCAACCTTATGGTTATTCGGACGCTAACGGCGCGACCGCAAGTGCTGGTGGCTATGTCAAATTCCTCGGCACCAATGCTGGCACGGGATTGCTCTCTACTACCACCTTCGGTTGGAGCGCCAAGATGCATCAAAACGCCGGCAATGTCGCCTTGGCTGACGGCAGCGTTCAACAGTTCAGTTCCTCGGCTTTGATTCAGGCCTTGGGTCACACTGGTGATACCACCACGACGCCTGGACCGAACACGATTCTGTTCCCGTAA